A single window of Streptomyces griseoviridis DNA harbors:
- a CDS encoding carbamoyltransferase family protein, with translation MRILGIASDLHISSAALIEDGHVVAAAAEERFTRRKHARDFPARAIEYCLSTVPDGLRGVDRIAVSTNPTIDLSVPDGRYAGRARWHPEGLYSIPNNLAALLDAPYQGCATQILQTASEPLTIDYVYHHDAHAANAFFLSPFESAAVLTVDGRGEDCTALRAVGNRNSFTTMDTLPYPHSVGLLYGAVTQYLGFRIDRDEWKVMGLAAYGDPSSSAYKLLRDLVDFKDGTIRLDLNYFGYYLRPSRGAVSEAFIHRFGPPRRPDEPITARHHDIAAAVQHVLEDALHYLLADLHQKTGLRRVALGGGTFMNSVFNGKITSSTPFDEVFISSCPDDSGTSIGAALYAHCVLSEGERGPAMTHNYYGPSFEQTAIDEALSLAKLRAPTVDDPADAAAHALAEGKIIGWFQGSMELGQRALGNRSILADPRSLRMRDQVNSAVKFREPWRPFAPAILAEDFATYFGPEPAVYFMERTLQVRDEAQNLMPAAVHVDGTARPQTVTVDTNPLFHRLITRFRDRTGVGAVLNTSFNLAEEPIVCSPQDAIRTFYSSGLDLLVMGNRVLTK, from the coding sequence ATGCGCATTCTCGGAATCGCCAGCGATCTACACATCTCCTCGGCCGCGCTGATCGAGGACGGACACGTCGTGGCGGCAGCGGCGGAAGAACGCTTCACCCGGCGCAAGCACGCGCGCGACTTCCCCGCCCGCGCGATCGAGTACTGCCTGTCCACTGTCCCAGACGGTCTACGCGGCGTGGACCGGATCGCGGTGAGCACGAACCCGACGATCGACTTGAGCGTGCCGGACGGCCGGTATGCCGGACGCGCCCGCTGGCATCCCGAAGGGCTCTACTCGATCCCGAACAACCTCGCCGCTCTGCTAGACGCGCCGTATCAAGGGTGTGCCACGCAGATCCTGCAGACCGCCAGCGAGCCGCTGACCATCGACTACGTCTACCACCATGATGCGCACGCGGCGAACGCCTTCTTCCTTTCCCCCTTCGAGTCGGCCGCGGTCCTGACCGTCGATGGCCGAGGCGAAGACTGCACCGCGCTGCGCGCCGTCGGGAACCGCAACTCCTTCACCACGATGGACACCCTCCCCTACCCCCACTCGGTAGGGCTGCTGTACGGCGCAGTCACCCAATATCTGGGCTTTAGGATCGACCGGGACGAGTGGAAGGTCATGGGGCTGGCTGCCTACGGCGACCCGAGCAGCAGCGCCTACAAGCTGCTCCGGGACCTCGTCGACTTCAAGGACGGCACGATCCGCCTCGACCTCAACTACTTCGGCTACTACCTTCGCCCCTCTCGCGGGGCCGTGAGCGAGGCGTTCATCCACCGCTTCGGGCCGCCGCGCCGGCCGGATGAACCCATCACCGCCCGGCACCATGACATCGCCGCGGCCGTCCAGCATGTGCTGGAGGACGCCCTCCATTACCTTCTCGCCGACCTTCACCAGAAGACGGGGCTGAGGAGGGTTGCCTTGGGCGGAGGGACGTTCATGAACTCCGTCTTCAATGGGAAGATCACGTCCTCGACGCCGTTCGACGAGGTCTTCATCTCAAGCTGCCCCGACGACAGCGGCACCTCTATCGGCGCGGCCCTGTACGCACACTGCGTCCTGTCTGAGGGCGAACGCGGTCCTGCTATGACGCATAACTATTACGGCCCCTCCTTCGAGCAGACCGCGATCGACGAGGCGCTGTCCCTGGCCAAGCTGCGCGCGCCGACTGTGGACGATCCGGCCGACGCCGCCGCACACGCGCTGGCCGAGGGGAAGATCATCGGCTGGTTCCAGGGAAGTATGGAACTAGGGCAGCGGGCGCTGGGGAACCGCTCCATCCTCGCCGATCCCCGTAGCCTGCGCATGCGCGACCAGGTGAACAGCGCCGTGAAGTTCCGTGAGCCATGGCGGCCCTTCGCCCCAGCCATACTCGCCGAGGATTTTGCCACCTACTTCGGCCCGGAACCGGCGGTGTACTTCATGGAGCGCACGCTGCAGGTGCGGGACGAGGCGCAAAACCTCATGCCAGCAGCGGTCCACGTCGACGGCACCGCCAGACCTCAGACCGTGACCGTGGACACCAATCCGCTCTTCCACCGGTTGATCACGAGATTCCGTGACCGGACCGGCGTCGGCGCGGTCCTCAACACCTCTTTTAACCTGGCAGAGGAACCGATCGTGTGCAGCCCCCAAGACGCGATCCGCACCTTCTATTCTTCGGGTCTGGACCTGCTCGTCATGGGGAATCGAGTACTGACCAAGTGA
- a CDS encoding DegT/DnrJ/EryC1/StrS family aminotransferase, whose amino-acid sequence MTTLALYGGPPIRTRSFQAWPQSDQAELGALAGVLASRRWGGIHSGSQGAAFERALGEYIDVPHAAVVSSGTAGLMVALRALGVQAGDEVVVPAMTYVATATAVSVLGGVPVFADIDPDSHTIDPSSVEAAISEKTKAIIAVHLGGHPADMDRLGLIAAEHGVPIVEDCAQSLGATWNGAHTGSLGRVGVFSFASTKNISAGEGGAVVTRDGELAARIASLRDHGRPLGVTGHHPELGWNLRLSEFQSAILGVQLKRLDHQLAAKTKGAAFLTSALSSVPGLRPVPAALGPRVTRHGRFSLAFTLASEAFGNISTSSFRAALRAEGIPVGLRDLMACPDEPIYADAASPDYAHSRTVSCTQARAACTTLVLFGQAAGSGMLLDDPSELADVVRAVEKIHDNCGQLREAEHRRATTRVPSDS is encoded by the coding sequence GTGACCACCCTCGCCCTCTACGGCGGGCCGCCCATACGGACCCGTTCTTTCCAAGCCTGGCCCCAGTCCGACCAGGCAGAACTCGGTGCGCTTGCCGGTGTCCTCGCCAGCCGCCGCTGGGGCGGGATCCACAGTGGATCACAGGGTGCGGCGTTCGAAAGGGCGCTCGGCGAATACATTGACGTGCCGCACGCGGCGGTGGTCTCGAGCGGCACTGCTGGACTGATGGTCGCTCTGAGGGCGCTGGGGGTCCAGGCCGGTGACGAGGTCGTCGTCCCCGCCATGACCTATGTGGCGACGGCCACCGCGGTGTCCGTGCTCGGCGGTGTGCCCGTGTTCGCGGACATCGACCCTGACAGCCACACGATCGACCCCTCGTCCGTGGAAGCTGCGATCAGCGAGAAGACGAAGGCGATCATCGCCGTTCACCTGGGCGGTCACCCGGCCGACATGGACCGCCTTGGGCTAATCGCCGCCGAACACGGTGTCCCGATCGTTGAGGACTGCGCCCAGTCTCTCGGTGCGACCTGGAACGGCGCTCACACGGGATCGCTGGGCAGGGTCGGCGTGTTCAGCTTCGCCAGTACGAAGAACATCTCCGCCGGAGAGGGCGGAGCAGTCGTCACACGAGATGGTGAGCTCGCAGCACGTATCGCATCGCTACGTGATCACGGCCGCCCGCTCGGCGTCACCGGTCACCACCCCGAACTGGGGTGGAACCTGCGGCTCAGCGAGTTCCAGTCCGCCATACTGGGCGTCCAGCTCAAACGCTTGGACCACCAGCTCGCAGCGAAAACGAAGGGCGCGGCCTTCCTCACCAGCGCGCTGTCCAGCGTGCCAGGACTACGGCCTGTGCCCGCCGCTCTCGGCCCGCGGGTGACCAGACACGGCCGGTTCTCCCTCGCCTTCACTCTCGCTTCTGAAGCATTCGGCAACATCTCGACCAGTTCCTTCCGCGCCGCGCTGAGAGCGGAAGGCATCCCTGTCGGTCTCCGCGACCTCATGGCCTGTCCCGACGAACCGATCTACGCCGACGCCGCATCCCCGGACTACGCGCACTCACGGACCGTGTCGTGTACGCAGGCCCGTGCTGCCTGCACCACGCTGGTGCTGTTCGGACAAGCCGCCGGGTCAGGCATGCTCCTCGACGATCCGTCGGAACTCGCCGATGTCGTACGTGCAGTGGAGAAGATCCACGACAACTGCGGCCAACTCCGCGAAGCGGAGCATCGGCGCGCCACGACCCGGGTTCCATCCGATTCCTAG
- a CDS encoding phosphotransferase, which yields MTTAIGATELSACLHQYGLQANGPARLLPGGHVGQSAVVPTAQGLLVVKRCNRRFDPARVQLAAQAHQHAARAGLAPPLRLTRDGRWTAQVDDATYTVAEYVDHAKQAGPAAFAAALAALHNHLESFSPQSPCADFLQLPDPPGADLERVRRQADDAASREAIDWRIAILAEFGLDAQSLAAVPRSWVHGDARPDNLLIARSPDRRLFIDFDQVSRFPRPYEIVRAFMACISPGLSADLLVSTFRDYLNAYQAVAPIHATDRAIMIDLYLTVQAAETRTFTTPEGEIRGMPAFARARHQQLTWFIEHSGLLRGVAKEAQP from the coding sequence GTGACTACGGCGATAGGCGCGACGGAGCTGTCCGCGTGCCTGCACCAGTACGGATTACAGGCGAACGGACCGGCGCGGCTGCTTCCCGGCGGGCACGTCGGACAGTCCGCCGTGGTTCCCACGGCCCAGGGGTTGCTCGTCGTCAAACGGTGCAACCGGCGGTTCGACCCGGCACGCGTTCAACTCGCGGCTCAGGCACATCAGCATGCAGCCCGGGCCGGCCTCGCCCCACCCCTGAGACTCACTCGCGATGGCCGCTGGACCGCCCAGGTCGACGACGCCACGTACACCGTGGCCGAGTACGTCGATCATGCAAAGCAGGCTGGGCCAGCCGCCTTTGCCGCCGCGCTCGCCGCCCTGCACAACCACCTCGAAAGCTTCAGCCCGCAGAGCCCATGCGCGGACTTCCTCCAACTGCCCGACCCTCCCGGTGCAGACCTGGAGCGGGTCCGGCGGCAGGCTGACGATGCAGCCAGCCGGGAAGCGATCGATTGGCGGATCGCGATCCTCGCAGAGTTCGGGCTCGACGCGCAGTCGCTGGCTGCCGTGCCCCGAAGCTGGGTGCACGGCGACGCACGTCCCGACAACCTGCTCATCGCGCGCAGCCCGGACCGTCGCCTGTTCATCGACTTCGATCAAGTCTCCCGCTTCCCGCGACCCTATGAGATCGTCCGGGCCTTCATGGCGTGCATCAGCCCAGGGCTGTCCGCGGATCTGCTGGTCTCGACGTTCCGGGACTATCTGAACGCGTACCAGGCCGTTGCCCCGATCCACGCAACGGACCGCGCAATCATGATCGATCTATACCTCACCGTTCAGGCGGCGGAGACGCGCACCTTCACCACGCCCGAGGGCGAGATCCGCGGCATGCCGGCTTTCGCGCGGGCCCGCCACCAGCAGTTGACCTGGTTCATCGAGCACAGCGGCCTCCTGCGCGGGGTCGCCAAGGAGGCTCAGCCGTGA
- a CDS encoding NUDIX hydrolase encodes MPRAPFQILVVPFRRVGEQVEFAVLRRQDMDVWQAVAGGGESGESPQQAAIREAREELGLDRTVALYPLQTTASIPARFFADRHSWPAGTYVVPEHSFAADLTDVEIKLSDEHTAVQWLDYKAASELLRFDSNRTALGELHERLLAADLPRPVE; translated from the coding sequence ATGCCCCGAGCACCATTCCAAATCCTCGTCGTCCCGTTCCGTCGGGTCGGCGAGCAGGTCGAATTCGCCGTTCTCCGCCGCCAGGACATGGATGTCTGGCAGGCAGTCGCCGGCGGCGGTGAGTCAGGCGAGAGCCCGCAGCAGGCCGCTATCCGCGAGGCGCGTGAAGAGCTCGGCCTCGACCGGACAGTCGCGCTCTACCCACTGCAGACCACGGCCAGCATCCCCGCACGATTCTTCGCTGATCGCCACAGTTGGCCGGCGGGAACCTACGTTGTGCCTGAGCACTCGTTCGCTGCGGACCTGACCGACGTAGAGATCAAGCTCTCTGACGAACACACCGCCGTCCAGTGGCTGGACTACAAGGCAGCCAGCGAGCTGCTGCGATTCGACAGCAACCGCACTGCTTTGGGGGAGCTTCACGAGCGTCTGCTGGCCGCCGATCTGCCCCGACCGGTCGAGTGA